Sequence from the Nocardiopsis sp. YSL2 genome:
CGAACAGGTGGCGGCCTCCGAGGAGGTGCAGCGTGTCGTGGCCAACCTGGAACGGCAGTACGACGACATCATGTCCTCACGGACCGACCCCGAGGAGCGGACCACGCTCCCGTTGGCCGAGGAGGAGGCCGGTCTGCCCACCGCCGACGAACTCGGCGCGGAACTCGAACGCTACCTCGCCGAGCGCGAGGGCGACGGAAACGGATAACCGTTGTTCTACCAGATTCTCTTCCGCTCGGTGCTGCGCCATCTGGACGCTGAGAAGGCGCACACGCTGAGCTTCGCGGCCCTGCGCGGCGCGGCGGCCGTGCCCGGTGTGGCCGCCGCCATGGGCCGGGTCCTGGGCCCGCGCGAACCGGAGCTGACGGTGCGCGCCCTGGGACAGGAGTTCCCCGGCCCGCTCGGGCTCGCGGCGGGCTTCGACAAGAACGCGGAGAGCCCCGACGGCCTGGCCGCCCTCGGCTTCGGGTTCGTGGAGATCGGCACCGTCACCGCCCAGCCGCAGCCCGGCAACCCCAAGCCGCGGCTGTTCCGCCTGGTCCAGGACCGCGCCGTCGTCAACCGCATGGGCTTCAACAACGAGGGCTCCGCCCTGGTCGCCGAGCGCCTGCACCACCATCGCGGCCGTCGCCGTCCGGTGCTCGGCGTCAACATCGGCAAGACCAAGGTCACGCCCGAGGCCGAGGCCCCCGCCGACTACGCCACCAGCGCCCGCCGGCTGGCGCGCTACGCCGACTACATGGTGGTCAACGTCAGCTCGCCCAACACGCCCGGTCTGCGCAACCTGCAGGGCGTGGAGCAGTTGCGCCCGCTCCTGGCCGCGGTGCGCGAGGCCCTGGCCGAGTCCGGACACGCGTCGCTGCCGCTGCTGGTCAAGATCGCCCCGGACCTGGCCGACGAGGACATCGACGCGGTCGCCGACCTGGCCCTGGCCGAGGGCCTGGACGGCATCATCGCCACCAACACCACCATCTCCCGCGAGGGCCTGCTGGCCTCCGACGAGGAGGTGGCGGCCGCCGGAGCGGGCGGCCTGTCCGGCGCTCCGCTCAAGCAGCGGTCACTGGAGGTGCTGCGCCGCCTGCGCGCCCGTGTGGGCGGCCAGGTCACACTGATCGCGGTCGGCGGTATCGAGACGCCCGAGGACGCCTGGGAGCGGATCCGCTCCGGAGCGACCCTCGTGCAGGGCTACACCGGCCTGATCTACGGCGGCCCGTTCTGGCCGCGCCGGATCCACCGCGGCCTGGCCCGCCTGGTCCGCGCCGCCGGCTACGCCTCCGTCGGCGAGGCCGTGGGCGTGGATGCCCCGGCCCCCGCACTGACCCTGGCCGAGGACCCCGCGGGCAGGACCGCCTGACCCGGCTCCGACGGCCCCGACCCCGCGCCATCGACCGGCGCCCCCGGACCCGTCCGGGGGCGCCGTCCTCGCGCCGGGCGGGTGCGGGGGCGCTGCTCAGCCTTCGATCTCCGGCACGGTCTCACCCTCGGGGTAGGACTCGCCGACCTCGGGATCGCCGAGGGTCTCGCTGACGGTCGCGAACTCGTAGCCCTCCTCGCGCAGCCGCTCGACGATCTCCGGCACGGCCGCCAGGGTCGCCGGGAGCGTGTCGTGCAGCAGGACCACCGCGCCCGGTTCGGCCTGGTGCAGCACGCGCTCCACGATCCCGTCGCGGTCGATCTCCATCCAGTCCTCGCTGTCCGAGCTCCAGAGGATCTCGGCCATGTCCTGGTCACCGATCTCCTCGAGGACCTCGGACGAGCTCGCGCCGAACGGCGGCCGGAACAGGTCCACGGTGTACCCGGTGTTGCGCCGCACGATCGCGCTCACGACCGCCATCTGCGCGGTCAGTTCGTCGGCCCCGTACTCGGGCATGTGCTCGTGCAGGTCGTTGTGGTTGGCGACCTCGTGCCCCTCGGCGTAGGCGCGCCGCAGGATGTTGGGGTAGGTCAGCGCCGGGTTCCCGTTGAGGAAGAACGTCGCCGGCACCTCCTGCTCCGCCAGGATGTCGAGCAGGTGGGGGGTGGTCTCGGCCGGGCCGTCGTCGAAGGTCAGCGCGATGCACTTGGCGTCCTCGTCCGCGCAGTCCACGCCAGTGCCCGGCGTGATCTCGCCGGGCACCGGCGGGCGCGTCCCATGGTCGACGCTCGGCTCGGGCACGGTGAGGTCGGGCTCCTCCACCAGCGACGCCGCCCGGGCCCGCTCTCCCAGGTCGGACAGGAGCGGGGCCACCTCCTCGGAGTCCAGGACGGCGGTGACCCGTCCCGGTTCGGGGTCGGGCGGGTGCCCTTCACGGGGCGGCGACAGGTGGCCGTCGTCGAATTCCACGACCAGGTCGCCGTCGGTGTTGAACCCCATCGAGTCATAGGTCCCCAGTACCGGGTACAGCACCTCCGAGCCCACGTGGGGGTCGTCGGCCAGAGCCTCCGACACCAGCCCGTTGAGCTCCTCCAACGCCGCCTGGTCGCGGACGAGTTCGGTGGCGTAGCGGGTCAGCCCGCTCTGCGCGTCGTACCAGTAGGTTCCGTACGCCCGGCGCGTGCCGTGCAGGTCCGTCTCCGTCCGGATCAGTCGCACGCCCAGGACACCGTCGCCGGCGGCGACGACCTGCCAGTCGATGTCCAGGCTCATCGGATCCCGGCTGGCCCCGCGAAAGTCCTGGACGTCCCGGTCCACCTGTGCGGCCAGGTCGGTGGTGAACTGCTCGGCCGCCCCCGTGAACGCCGGGTGGGCGACATCGATCTCCACGCCCTCCGGCCGGTGGGGATGGTCTCCGAAGGCGTCGGCGTCGCCGGTCCACTCGTCCACCGCCGCCTCGGCCGCCTCCGCCGGATCGATGAGGACGGTGATGTCCTCGGGCGCGGTGGTGCCGCCTCCGGTGATCGCCGCGCAGGCGGTCACCGGCAGGAGCACCGCCGCGAGGGCGGCACCGGTCCTCCACCGCCGGGCCGGGACCGGGCTGGACCCGGTCCTGACCTGGGGAACTCGGGTCGCTGGCACTGACGGACTCCCTCAACTGGACCGATTCCACGCTTGTCTTGCCAGCAAGATAGAGGACCGGGAGTGCCGCCCAGGTGTCCTGACCACAAGTGGTCAGGACACCTGGCGCGTCATCCCCGTGCACGCCCTGTCCGTCCGCCCCTACACGTCCTCGTGGTCCCCGTCCGGGGACGGGCTCTCCTCGGGCGGTGCGGGGACGCCGTCGACGTAGGTCGCGCCGGGCTCGGTGGTACCGAGCAGCTGGGAGACGGTGACCATGGTGTAGCCGCGCGCGTCCAGCTCACGGATGATCTCGTGGGACGCGGTGATCGACGTGTCGTGGATGTCGTGCATGAGGATGATGGCGCCGTCGGAGGCACCGTTCAGCGCGCGGCCCTTCACGATCGACGCGTTGCGGTCCTTCCAGTCGTTGGTGTCGACGCTCCACAGGATCTGCGCCAGCCCCATGTCCGCGGTCACGGCCGCGACGCTGTCGTCGGTCGCGCCGTACGGCGGACGCATGAGGTCGGGGGTGTAGCCGGTCTCGCGGTAGATCTGTGCCTGCACGGTGGCCAGCTCCGACCGCACAGCGCTCTCGCTCAGGCCCGTCAGGTCGGGGTGGCCGAGCGTGTGGTTGGCGATCTCGTGCCCCTCGGCGTAGGCCCGCCGGACCGTCATCGGGTCCGCCATGACCGGCACACCGGTGACGAAGAACGTGGCCCGCGCGTCGTACTCCGCCAGGGTGTCCAGCAGCGCGGGGGTGCCCCCACCGGGACCGTCGTCGTAGGTCAGGGCCACGCACCTGGTCTCGGGGTCGGAGCAGTCGACCTCGTCGTCGACGGGGGACAGGTGGCCCGGCGTCGGGTCGTCCCGGCCGTCCTTGTCCGCCTCGGGCGGCTCGGCGATGGCGAACCCCCGTACCCCGACGGTCGCCGCGTCGCGCACCCGCGCGCCCAGCTCCGACAGCAGGGGCTCGGTCCCCTCGCGGTCCAGCACCGCGTGCACGCGGCCCTCGTCGGGCGCCGCCACCTGCCCGTCGTCGAACTCCACGACCAGGTCGCCGTCCGGGTTGAACCCGACGGAGTCGTACAGCGCGCCGACCGGGTGGATGGTGTCGGTGTACGCGGAGTCCGGAACGCGTTCCCTGACCAGTCCGTTGGCCTCCGCCAGCTGGTCCTGTCCGCCGAACAGGCGCGTGGACTCGAAGGTCTGCCCGGTGGCGGTGTCGTACCAGTAGGTGCTGTGGCACTCCCGGGTGCCCTCGGAGTCGGTCTCCATGCTCGTCATACGCACGCCCACCACGCCGTCGTTGGCGGCGGTGAGCTGCCACTCGGCCTCGTAGGACTCCGCGCCCGGGTTGGCGGCGTCGAACGCCTCGACGCCGGCGGCCAGTGTCCGGTCGAGGAAGTCGGTGAGCGGCTCGGCGTTGGGCAGGACGGGGTAGCGGACCACCACGTCGAGGTCGCCGTCGTAGGCGAGTTCGGCCTCGTCGAGGTCCACGACCTCGGCGGGGTCGACCACCGTCAGCTCGTCGGGTTCGCCGGTCGCGGGTATCTCGGGAGCACTCGCGTCCTCGGTGGACCCGTTCGAGGCGGTCTCCGAGTCGACGGGGGCCAGGGGCCCCGAGGGACGGGTCGCCAGGTACACCAGTCCCAACAGGACCACCATCGCGACCACAACCGTGATCAGGGGGCGATCAGGTGCCATCGTGGGGTGGGACGGCTTGTTCACCAGGGGTTCTCCACGTTCATCTGCAGACGAACGTTCGCGCGGAGCCGGGGTGCTCCCGCGCGCAACGCTTGTTCATGTGTTGTGTGACGCCCGACACGGAGCGGGGGTTCGCGCGGAAATCGGGCGCATGGCAAGGGATTCTGCGCCGGGTGCAGGGGCGAAGCGGGGGTCTCCCTATACTTGCAGGCGTGGAAGGTACACAGTCCACGAACGCGCCGGTCCGAGCCCCGGACCACAGTGGGCTGTGTCGCAAGAGGGAACCCGGTGCGAGTCCGGGACTGCCCCGCAGCGGTGAGTGGGAACGAAAGTCGCCATGAGCACTGGCACTCCGACCGGAACGGTCGGCGGCTGGGAAGCGGCGTCGAGTAGGTGAGCCGGTCGACCGGCACCGCCCACGAGTCCGAAGACCTGCCTCCGCCCGGTGGCGCACCCGTGCCGCCGGTGGTCCCGCGCCCCGAGGGAGGGCCAAGGGCGGTGGCAGGCGTGCGCGTCCCGGACGCGCTCTGACGCGTGCCCGCGTCCTTCTCTCCTACCCTCGGCCGGGACCCGGCTTTCGACGAGGGGAGAGAAGCTCATGACCACTACTCCGGCGGCCCCGCGGCCGTCCGTGCGCTCCACCGTGCACGGCTACCCGAGGATCGGCCCGCGCCGCGAACTCAAGCGCGCCTGCGAGTCCTACTGGAAGGGGGCCATCGGCGCCCGGGAGCTCGACACCGTCGCCTCCGCCCTGCGCTCGGGCGTCCTGGCCCAGCTGCGCGCGGCGGGCGTCGACGACCTGCCCTCCAACACCTTCTCCCTCTACGACCACGTCCTGGACACCGCGGTCCTGTTCGATCTGGTCCCCTCACGCTTCGCCTCCCCTGCCGCCGCGGCCGACCGCGACGAGGAGCTGCGCCGCTACTTCGCGATGGCCCGCGGCGACGAGGGCGCACCGCCGCTGGAGATGACCAAGTGGTTCGACACGAACTACCACTACCTGGTGCCCGAACTCTCGCCGCGCACCCGGCCCCGCCTGGTCGGAGACAAGCCCGTCGCCGAGTTCCGGGAGGCCGCCGCCGAGGGGTACCACACCCGTCCGGTCCTGCTCGGGCCGCTGACCTTCCTGATGCTCGCCAAGGCCGCTGACGACGCCCCGGCGGGCTGGGATCCGCTCAGCCTGCTCGACCAGCTGCTCGACGCCTACACCCTGCTCCTGGGCGAGTTGAGGTCGGCCGGGGCCACCGAGGTCCAGCTCGACGAACCGATCCTGGCCACCGACGAGGGCCGCGCCGCCACCGACCGCCTGGAGCGCGTCTACCAGCGGCTGGGATCGCTCACCGAGCGCCCCGCCCTGTCGGTGTCCACCTACTTCGGCTCCATCGGCGCCCCCGCGCTGCGCGTGCTCAAGGAGTCCCCGGTCGAGGCGGTGGGTCTGGACCTGGTGACCGACGGCGAGGCCGTCGACGACCTGGTGCAGGTGTCCGGGCTGGGTTCGACCCGGCTGGTGGCC
This genomic interval carries:
- a CDS encoding quinone-dependent dihydroorotate dehydrogenase, giving the protein MFYQILFRSVLRHLDAEKAHTLSFAALRGAAAVPGVAAAMGRVLGPREPELTVRALGQEFPGPLGLAAGFDKNAESPDGLAALGFGFVEIGTVTAQPQPGNPKPRLFRLVQDRAVVNRMGFNNEGSALVAERLHHHRGRRRPVLGVNIGKTKVTPEAEAPADYATSARRLARYADYMVVNVSSPNTPGLRNLQGVEQLRPLLAAVREALAESGHASLPLLVKIAPDLADEDIDAVADLALAEGLDGIIATNTTISREGLLASDEEVAAAGAGGLSGAPLKQRSLEVLRRLRARVGGQVTLIAVGGIETPEDAWERIRSGATLVQGYTGLIYGGPFWPRRIHRGLARLVRAAGYASVGEAVGVDAPAPALTLAEDPAGRTA
- a CDS encoding polysaccharide deacetylase family protein; translation: MAPDRPLITVVVAMVVLLGLVYLATRPSGPLAPVDSETASNGSTEDASAPEIPATGEPDELTVVDPAEVVDLDEAELAYDGDLDVVVRYPVLPNAEPLTDFLDRTLAAGVEAFDAANPGAESYEAEWQLTAANDGVVGVRMTSMETDSEGTRECHSTYWYDTATGQTFESTRLFGGQDQLAEANGLVRERVPDSAYTDTIHPVGALYDSVGFNPDGDLVVEFDDGQVAAPDEGRVHAVLDREGTEPLLSELGARVRDAATVGVRGFAIAEPPEADKDGRDDPTPGHLSPVDDEVDCSDPETRCVALTYDDGPGGGTPALLDTLAEYDARATFFVTGVPVMADPMTVRRAYAEGHEIANHTLGHPDLTGLSESAVRSELATVQAQIYRETGYTPDLMRPPYGATDDSVAAVTADMGLAQILWSVDTNDWKDRNASIVKGRALNGASDGAIILMHDIHDTSITASHEIIRELDARGYTMVTVSQLLGTTEPGATYVDGVPAPPEESPSPDGDHEDV
- a CDS encoding polysaccharide deacetylase family protein — protein: MPATRVPQVRTGSSPVPARRWRTGAALAAVLLPVTACAAITGGGTTAPEDITVLIDPAEAAEAAVDEWTGDADAFGDHPHRPEGVEIDVAHPAFTGAAEQFTTDLAAQVDRDVQDFRGASRDPMSLDIDWQVVAAGDGVLGVRLIRTETDLHGTRRAYGTYWYDAQSGLTRYATELVRDQAALEELNGLVSEALADDPHVGSEVLYPVLGTYDSMGFNTDGDLVVEFDDGHLSPPREGHPPDPEPGRVTAVLDSEEVAPLLSDLGERARAASLVEEPDLTVPEPSVDHGTRPPVPGEITPGTGVDCADEDAKCIALTFDDGPAETTPHLLDILAEQEVPATFFLNGNPALTYPNILRRAYAEGHEVANHNDLHEHMPEYGADELTAQMAVVSAIVRRNTGYTVDLFRPPFGASSSEVLEEIGDQDMAEILWSSDSEDWMEIDRDGIVERVLHQAEPGAVVLLHDTLPATLAAVPEIVERLREEGYEFATVSETLGDPEVGESYPEGETVPEIEG